A section of the Mastomys coucha isolate ucsf_1 unplaced genomic scaffold, UCSF_Mcou_1 pScaffold15, whole genome shotgun sequence genome encodes:
- the LOC116092116 gene encoding olfactory receptor 1052-like isoform X1 yields MNTGNHTDVKEFILLGLTENPNWQIPLFLLFSIIYLIIFVGNGGMIFLIWLNAHLHTPMYFFLSKLSFCDICYSTIIAPKMLINFLSEHKSSRLLSCILQSFFFMVYATTEVILLSMMAYDRYVAIANPLMYTVIMTFSICINMVLACYMYGIINSLTHTINLLRLDFCGPNIVNHFFCDVPPLLKLACSDAHINEMLLMVFSGVIAIFTFIIVMVSYICIIIAILRIRSTEGRRKAFSTCASHLTAVILFYGSGTFSYIQPSSQYSMEQEKVSAVFYTLVIPMLNPLIYSLRNKDVKEAAKKLICGGSNTS; encoded by the coding sequence ATGAACACAGGGAATCATACAGATGTAAAGGAATTCATACTCCTTGGCTTAACAGAAAATCCCAATTGGCAGATTCCTCTCTTTTTGCTTTTCAGCAtaatatatttaatcatttttgtgGGTAATGGGGGAATGATCTTCTTGATCTGGTTGAATGCCCACCTTCATACTCCAATGTACTTCTTTCTTAGTAAGCTCTCTTTCTGTGACATCTGCTATTCTACCATCATTGCTCCTAAGATGCTCATCAATTTCCTATCAGAACACAAGTCTAGTAGACTCCTTTCCTGTATTCTGCAGAGTTTCTTTTTTATGGTGTATGCAACCACAGAAGTCATCCTCTTGTCTATGATGGCTTATGATCGATATGTGGCAATTGCAAACCCCTTAATGTATACAGTTATTATGACATTCAGCATCTGCATTAACATGGTTCTTGCATGTTACATGTATGGCATCATTAATTCCCTGACTCACACAATAAATCTACTTAGACTGGACTTCTGTGGTCCAAACATTGTGAATCACTTCTTCTGTGACGTCCCTCCTCTTTTGAAGCTTGCGTGCTCTGATGCACACATCAATGAGATGCTGCTTATGGTCTTCTCTGGAGTGATTGCTATTTTCACTTTCATCATTGTCATGGTGTCCTATATCTGCATTATCATTGCCATCCTGAGAATCCGCTCAACTGAGGGGAGGCGTAAAGCCTTCTCCACTTGTGCCTCACACCTGACAGCTGTGATATTATTTTACGGATCTGGGACATTTAGCTATATCCAGCCAAGCTCTCAGTACTCCATGGAACAGGAAAAAGTCTCTGCTGTGTTTTACACCTTGGTCATCCCTATGTTGAATCCTCTGATTTACAGCCTGAGGAACAAGGATGTAAAAGAAGCAGCCAAGAAGTTGATTTGTGGGGGAAGTAACACCTCTTGA
- the LOC116092118 gene encoding olfactory receptor 1052-like, with protein sequence MGIWNHTDVKEFILIGLTESPNWQVPLFLLFGTVYLIILLGNWGMIILIWLNAHLHTPMYFFLSNLSFCDICYSTIIAPKMLINFLSEHKSTRLFACILQSFFFAVYVTTEVILLSMMAYDRYVAIANPLMYTVIMTHNICTQMVLASYLGGLINSMIHTIGLLKLDFCGPNIVNHFFCDVPPLLKLSCSDAHINEMLLLVFSGVFAISTFIIVMVSYIHIIIAILRIRSAEGRRKAFSTCTSHLTAVALFYGSLTFSYIQPSSQYSMEQEKVSAVFYTLVIPMLNPLIYSLRNKDVKEAAKKLICGERNAS encoded by the coding sequence ATGGGAATTTGGAATCATACAGAtgtgaaagaattcatactgatCGGCTTAACAGAAAGTCCTAATTGGCAGGTTcctctctttttgctttttggcaCAGTGTATCTCATCATTCTTCTGGGTAATTGGGGGATGATTATCTTGATCTGGCTGAATGCCCACCTTCATACTCCAATGTACTTCTTCCTTAGTAACCTCTCTTTCTGTGACATCTGCTACTCTACTATCATTGCTCCTAAGATGCTCATCAATTTCCTATCAGAACACAAGTCTACTAGGCTGTTTGCCTGTATTCTACAGAGTTTCTTTTTCGCAGTTTATGTAACCACGGAAGTAATCCTCCTGTCTATGATGGCTTATGATCGCTATGTGGCAATTGCAAATCCCTTAATGTATACAGTTATCATGACACACAACATCTGCACTCAAATGGTTCTTGCAAGTTACTTGGGTGGCCTCATAAATTCCATGATTCACACAATAGGTTTACTCAAACTAGACTTCTGTGGTCCAAACATTGTGAATCACTTCTTCTGTGACGTCCCTCCTCTTTTGAAGCTTTCGTGCTCTGATGCACACATCAATGAGATGCTGCTTTTGGTCTTCTCTGGTGTGTTTGCTATTTCCACTTTCATCATTGTCATGGTGTCCTATATCCACATTATCATTGCTATCCTGAGAATCCGCTCAGCTGAGGGAAGACGTAAAGCTTTCTCCACTTGTACCTCACACCTGACAGCTGTGGCACTATTTTATGGATCTTTGACATTTAGCTATATCCAGCCAAGCTCTCAGTACTCCATGGAACAAGAAAAAGTCTCTGCTGTGTTTTACACCTTGGTCATCCCCATGCTGAACCCTCTGATTTACAGCCTGAGGAACAAGGACGTGAAGGAAGCAGCCAAGAAGTTGATTTGTGGGGAGAGAAATGCCTCTTGA
- the LOC116092116 gene encoding olfactory receptor 1052-like isoform X2: MKLWNHTDVKEFILLGLTENPNWQIPLFLLFSIIYLIIFVGNGGMIFLIWLNAHLHTPMYFFLSKLSFCDICYSTIIAPKMLINFLSEHKSSRLLSCILQSFFFMVYATTEVILLSMMAYDRYVAIANPLMYTVIMTFSICINMVLACYMYGIINSLTHTINLLRLDFCGPNIVNHFFCDVPPLLKLACSDAHINEMLLMVFSGVIAIFTFIIVMVSYICIIIAILRIRSTEGRRKAFSTCASHLTAVILFYGSGTFSYIQPSSQYSMEQEKVSAVFYTLVIPMLNPLIYSLRNKDVKEAAKKLICGGSNTS; this comes from the exons atgaaattat GGAATCATACAGATGTAAAGGAATTCATACTCCTTGGCTTAACAGAAAATCCCAATTGGCAGATTCCTCTCTTTTTGCTTTTCAGCAtaatatatttaatcatttttgtgGGTAATGGGGGAATGATCTTCTTGATCTGGTTGAATGCCCACCTTCATACTCCAATGTACTTCTTTCTTAGTAAGCTCTCTTTCTGTGACATCTGCTATTCTACCATCATTGCTCCTAAGATGCTCATCAATTTCCTATCAGAACACAAGTCTAGTAGACTCCTTTCCTGTATTCTGCAGAGTTTCTTTTTTATGGTGTATGCAACCACAGAAGTCATCCTCTTGTCTATGATGGCTTATGATCGATATGTGGCAATTGCAAACCCCTTAATGTATACAGTTATTATGACATTCAGCATCTGCATTAACATGGTTCTTGCATGTTACATGTATGGCATCATTAATTCCCTGACTCACACAATAAATCTACTTAGACTGGACTTCTGTGGTCCAAACATTGTGAATCACTTCTTCTGTGACGTCCCTCCTCTTTTGAAGCTTGCGTGCTCTGATGCACACATCAATGAGATGCTGCTTATGGTCTTCTCTGGAGTGATTGCTATTTTCACTTTCATCATTGTCATGGTGTCCTATATCTGCATTATCATTGCCATCCTGAGAATCCGCTCAACTGAGGGGAGGCGTAAAGCCTTCTCCACTTGTGCCTCACACCTGACAGCTGTGATATTATTTTACGGATCTGGGACATTTAGCTATATCCAGCCAAGCTCTCAGTACTCCATGGAACAGGAAAAAGTCTCTGCTGTGTTTTACACCTTGGTCATCCCTATGTTGAATCCTCTGATTTACAGCCTGAGGAACAAGGATGTAAAAGAAGCAGCCAAGAAGTTGATTTGTGGGGGAAGTAACACCTCTTGA